In one Sphingomonas sp. S1-29 genomic region, the following are encoded:
- a CDS encoding carboxylesterase/lipase family protein codes for MLARLMITAALVLPGTAQAQRIPAIVSIDTGRIAGVEADGVLAWKGVPFAAPPIGPLRWRAPQPAAKWSGVREAKAYSSDCMQVPFGGDAAPLGTTPAEDCLYANVWKPATAKRKLPVIVWIYGGGFVNGGASPPTYSGANMARQGVVIVSFNYRVGRFGSFALPQLTREDPDAGLIGNYGFLDQIAALKWVQRNIAALGGDPANVMIIGESAGGMSVHTLVTTPLATGLFHKAVVMSGGNAETPASPELADIERIYTDFAQSQGIVAQDPQALTKLRALTADQVTDGLSMVQLFQPKPGPRTFSGPFRDGRIVVDQDAAYRSGNFTKVPMLIGATSADMGGKTGFMIAGARSAAAKIAAQGVPVWHYRFSYVADSVGQPGAQHASEIPFFFDTTAIKYGDKTTPKDIAMGKTISSYIVNFAKAGDPNGSGLAAWPQYHAASDRVMDFTAAGTAVAARDPWGAEIDARQRQSAMAAGGLTAAPE; via the coding sequence ATGCTCGCTCGACTGATGATCACCGCCGCGCTTGTGCTGCCAGGCACCGCGCAGGCGCAGCGCATCCCGGCCATTGTATCGATCGATACCGGACGGATTGCGGGGGTAGAGGCAGATGGCGTGCTCGCCTGGAAGGGTGTTCCGTTCGCCGCGCCGCCGATCGGGCCCTTGCGGTGGCGCGCGCCGCAACCTGCCGCGAAATGGAGCGGCGTGCGCGAGGCTAAGGCGTATAGCAGCGATTGCATGCAGGTCCCGTTCGGCGGCGATGCCGCGCCGCTCGGGACGACGCCCGCCGAAGATTGCCTCTATGCCAATGTCTGGAAGCCCGCGACTGCAAAGCGCAAGCTGCCCGTCATCGTCTGGATATATGGCGGCGGCTTCGTGAACGGTGGCGCCTCGCCTCCGACCTATTCGGGCGCCAACATGGCGCGGCAAGGGGTAGTGATCGTAAGCTTCAACTATCGCGTCGGGCGCTTCGGCAGCTTCGCGCTGCCGCAGCTGACGAGGGAAGACCCCGATGCCGGGCTGATCGGCAATTACGGCTTCCTCGATCAGATCGCTGCGCTCAAATGGGTCCAGCGTAACATCGCCGCGCTGGGCGGCGACCCGGCGAACGTAATGATCATCGGCGAAAGCGCCGGCGGCATGTCGGTCCATACTCTCGTCACCACGCCGCTGGCGACGGGCCTGTTCCACAAGGCGGTCGTGATGTCGGGGGGCAATGCCGAAACGCCTGCGTCCCCCGAGCTTGCCGACATCGAACGGATCTATACCGATTTTGCGCAAAGCCAGGGGATCGTAGCGCAGGACCCGCAAGCGCTGACCAAGCTGCGTGCGCTCACCGCCGACCAGGTTACCGACGGGCTGAGCATGGTGCAGTTGTTCCAACCAAAGCCAGGTCCCCGAACCTTCAGCGGCCCGTTCCGCGATGGTCGGATCGTCGTCGATCAGGACGCCGCCTACCGATCGGGGAACTTCACCAAGGTGCCGATGTTGATCGGCGCGACCAGCGCCGACATGGGCGGCAAGACCGGCTTCATGATTGCCGGCGCGCGCAGCGCCGCGGCCAAGATCGCGGCGCAAGGGGTGCCGGTATGGCATTATCGCTTCTCGTACGTGGCGGACTCGGTCGGCCAGCCCGGCGCCCAACACGCGAGCGAGATCCCGTTCTTCTTCGACACCACGGCGATCAAATATGGCGACAAGACCACGCCAAAGGACATCGCGATGGGCAAGACGATCAGCTCCTATATCGTCAATTTCGCCAAGGCGGGGGATCCGAACGGATCGGGCCTGGCGGCTTGGCCGCAATATCATGCGGCGTCGGATCGGGTGATGGATTTCACCGCTGCAGGAACCGCGGTTGCGGCGCGCGATCCGTGGGGTGCCGAAATCGACGCCCGTCAAAGGCAATCGGCTATGGCGGCGGGTGGACTTACGGCAGCGCCTGAATGA
- a CDS encoding carboxylesterase/lipase family protein: MVAGAGLALPPARAQSVQPSPRGPARGGTTPHRAIAKTRYGPVRGYVAGDVFTFKGIPYGQDTGGENRWLPAKPPKAWTEPYNALVYGANSPQTTHNFRTVEHTFLQQWDDGFQGEDMLKLNVGTPSLSGNRPVMVYFHGGGFAFGSSYELASHDGAQMARHHDVVQVSINHRLNVLGFLDLVEVGGSAYEESVNVSMTDCVAALRWVQENIASFGGDPDRVMIYGQSGGGSKVTTLLGMRSGKGLIHRAAAQSGGGGALPTAQQSREYSRRLVKHLGIAANDIAALQKITWADLSAASNTVAGEINGPMLRSLGGPPPTPRVGWGPTLDGKVIDVRSFADVAPEVSRDVPMLIGNTSEEGMRWGSNPGEAEWRKDLTDQLGVAKADALITSMKKAHPEKAVRTLSYGVQSIAYRNRVQDMVRLKHAQGGAPVYQYLFQWQSLQLDGLAGAWHTADLAFCFDNTARCEQGTGNTPRRSGWRGRWPAPGPPSRGRAIPASRGWTGARANQCGARRWCSTTNAAWSTIPRANRVG; encoded by the coding sequence ATGGTGGCAGGCGCCGGCCTGGCGCTGCCTCCCGCGCGTGCGCAAAGCGTCCAGCCATCGCCGCGCGGCCCCGCGCGGGGCGGCACGACGCCGCACCGCGCGATTGCCAAGACGCGATATGGTCCGGTGCGCGGCTATGTCGCCGGCGACGTGTTCACCTTCAAGGGCATCCCCTATGGCCAGGATACCGGCGGGGAAAATCGCTGGCTGCCCGCCAAGCCGCCAAAGGCCTGGACCGAGCCGTACAACGCGCTCGTCTATGGCGCGAACAGCCCACAAACGACGCATAATTTCCGCACGGTCGAGCATACGTTCCTGCAGCAATGGGACGACGGCTTCCAGGGCGAGGACATGCTCAAGCTCAACGTCGGGACGCCATCGCTGAGCGGCAATCGCCCGGTGATGGTGTATTTCCACGGCGGCGGCTTTGCCTTCGGATCGTCGTACGAGCTGGCCTCGCACGACGGTGCGCAGATGGCACGGCATCACGACGTGGTGCAGGTGTCGATCAACCATCGCCTGAACGTGCTGGGGTTCCTCGACCTCGTCGAGGTGGGTGGTTCAGCCTATGAAGAATCCGTCAATGTCAGCATGACCGATTGCGTTGCGGCGCTCCGCTGGGTGCAGGAAAACATCGCATCGTTCGGCGGGGATCCCGACAGAGTGATGATCTATGGGCAGTCGGGCGGCGGCTCGAAGGTCACCACGCTGCTCGGCATGCGATCGGGCAAGGGGCTGATCCACCGCGCGGCGGCGCAGTCGGGTGGCGGCGGGGCGCTGCCGACGGCGCAGCAGTCGCGCGAATATTCGCGGCGGCTGGTCAAGCATCTCGGCATCGCCGCCAACGACATCGCGGCGCTCCAGAAGATCACATGGGCCGATCTCTCGGCCGCAAGCAACACCGTCGCCGGCGAGATCAACGGACCGATGCTGCGCAGCCTGGGCGGGCCGCCGCCAACGCCGCGGGTGGGCTGGGGGCCGACGCTCGACGGCAAGGTCATCGACGTCCGGTCGTTCGCCGATGTGGCGCCCGAGGTGTCGCGCGATGTGCCGATGCTGATCGGCAATACGAGCGAAGAAGGTATGCGATGGGGCTCGAACCCCGGCGAAGCCGAGTGGCGCAAGGACCTGACCGATCAACTCGGCGTGGCGAAGGCCGACGCGCTGATCACCTCGATGAAGAAAGCGCATCCCGAAAAGGCGGTTCGCACGCTGTCCTACGGGGTACAGAGCATCGCCTATCGCAACCGGGTGCAGGACATGGTGCGGCTCAAGCACGCGCAGGGCGGGGCACCGGTTTACCAATATTTGTTCCAGTGGCAGTCGCTGCAGCTCGATGGGCTGGCGGGTGCCTGGCATACCGCCGACCTGGCCTTTTGCTTCGACAACACCGCGCGCTGCGAACAGGGCACGGGCAATACCCCGAGGCGCAGCGGCTGGCGCGGACGATGGCCGGCGCCTGGGCCACCTTCGCGCGGACGGGCAATCCCAGCCAGCCGGGGCTGGACTGGAGCCCGAGCGAACCAGTGCGGTGCCAGACGATGGTGTTCGACGACAAATGCCGCATGGTCGACGATCCCGAGGGCGAATCGCGTCGGATAG